A region from the Triticum aestivum cultivar Chinese Spring chromosome 3D, IWGSC CS RefSeq v2.1, whole genome shotgun sequence genome encodes:
- the LOC123077626 gene encoding uncharacterized protein, with protein MGGKDVVPTATTQRKSVARRLWRVVRAVLYMLRRGVLPSGRKLAMDLGLLLRRGKKAGKALGGLSSARPSSFSCRALDPALAVHEPSRSRREVEFSCSNTPFSAAAGSRGHRGDEDPGYYYSYDAADIAKVFELLNEGGHPFDDDSPALWSSSASGAGHHPGTRRLRIADSPFSAPGYETPGEQQVDRKADEFIRRFYEQLRAQKSVAATPENDGYAAGLYTGRSPRPVAAGTV; from the coding sequence ATGGGCGGCAAGGACGTCGTGCCGACGGCGACCACCCAACGGAAGAGCGTGGCGAGGCGGCTGTGGCGCGTGGTGCGCGCCGTGCTCTACATGCTGCGGCGCGGGGTGCTGCCGTCCGGGCGCAAGCTGGCCATggacctcggcctcctcctccgccgcggcaAGAAAGCCGGCAAGGCCCTCGGCGGCCTTTCTTCGGCGAGGCCGTCCTCCTTCTCGTGCCGCGCACTCGACCCGGCCCTCGCGGTGCACGAGCCCTCGCGCAGCCGCCGCGAGGTCGAGTTCAGCTGCAGCAACACccctttctccgccgccgccgggagccgcgGCCACCGCGGCGACGAGGACCCCGGGTACTACTACAGCTACGACGCGGCCGACATCGCCAAGGTGTTCGAGTTGCTCAACGAGGGCGGCCACCCCTTCGACGACGACTCGCCCGCGCTGTGGAGTTCATCCGCCTCCGGGGCCGGGCACCACCCGGGGACGAGGCGGCTCCGCATCGCCGACTCGCCGTTCTCGGCGCCGGGCTACGAAACGCCGGGCGAGCAGCAGGTGGACAGGAAAGCCGACGAGTTCATCAGGAGGTTCTACGAGCAGCTGCGCGCCCAGAAGAGCGTCGCCGCCACGCCGGAGAACGACGGTTACGCCGCCGGCTTGTACACCGGCCGTTCCCCACGGCCGGTCGCCGCCGGCACCGTTTAG
- the LOC123077625 gene encoding probable glutathione S-transferase GSTU6, producing MAAATGGGGSSEEALTLLGFWTSPFALRARFALNLKGIPYEYVEEDLFGERGKSPLLVASNPAHGGKVPVLIHGGRPVAESLVILEYIDEAFPERLPRLLPPPDDPHGRAAARFWAAYVDQKLLPTWAPLYGGRTAEERAGAAREVVAVLEAFEGELGDRGFFGGDGVGLVDVALGGFLGWLRASQAMCGVRTIDPARTPRLAAWAERFGALDGVREIVPDAAPLVEYNLMKRARLGLPYLPPHQSQ from the coding sequence ATGGCGGCAGCGAccggaggcggcggcagcagtgaggaggcgctgacgctgctGGGGTTCTGGACGAGCCCGTTCGCGCTGCGGGCGCGGTTCGCGCTGAACCTCAAGGGCATCCCCTACGAGTACGTGGAGGAGGACCTGTTCGGCGAGCGGGGCAAGagcccgctcctcgtcgcctccaACCCGGCCCACGGCGGGAAGGTGCCCGTGCTCATCCACGGCGGCCGCCCCGTCGCCGAGTCGCTGGTCATCCTGGAGTACATCGACGAGGCGTTCCCGGAgcgcctcccgcgcctcctgccCCCGCCCGACGACCCGcacggccgcgccgccgcccggttcTGGGCGGCCTACGTCGACCAGAAGCTGCTCCCGACGTGGGCCCCGCTCTACGGCGGGAGGACGGCCGAGGAGCGGGCGGGCGCGGCGAGGGAGGTCGTCGCCGTGCTGGAGGCGTTCGAGGGGGAGCTCGGGGACAGGGGCTTCTTCGGCGGGGACGGCGTGGGGCTGGTGGACGTGGCGCTCGGCGGGTTCCTCGGGTGGCTGCGCGCGTCGCAGGCCATGTGCGGCGTGCGGACCATCGACCCCGCCAGGACGCCGCGGCTGGCGGCGTGGGCGGAGCGGTTCGGCGCGCTGGACGGCGTGAGGGAGATCGTGCCGGACGCGGCGCCGCTGGTGGAGTACAACCTCATGAAGCGGGCTCGCCTAGGCCTGCCGTATCTGCCGCCGCATCAGTCGCAGTAA
- the LOC123077624 gene encoding peroxidase 25, translated as MLASEIATVFFLFNVLLRSSLVHSQGLQRGFYDSSCPDAEDIVRSTVEKYYNNDATIAPGLLRLHFHDCFVQGCDASVLISGASSERSAPQNFGLRGFEVIDDAKSQLESTCPGVVSCADILALAARDSVDLTGGPSWSVPLGRRDGRISSAADAKALPSPADPVSVQRQKFADQGLSDHDLVTLVGAHTIGQTDCAFVRYRLYNFTATGNADPSISPAFLPQLRALCPPNGDPARRVALDRDGAGSFDAAFFKNVRDGNAALESDQRLWGDGATQGVVQKYAGNIRGLFGLRFTYEFPKAMVSLGGVAVKTGRQGEIRRRCSRFN; from the exons ATGTTAGCATCAGAAATAGCAACCGTTTTCTTTCTGTTCAATGTTTTGTTGAGAAGTTCTTTGGTCCATAGCCAAGGACTTCAGAGAGGATTCTACGACTCCAGCTGCCCTGACGCAGAGGATATCGTGAGGTCTACCGTCGAGAAGTACTACAACAACGACGCCACAATTGCCCCGGGCTTGCTCAGGCTGCACTTCCATGACTGCTTTGTCCAA GGATGCGATGCTTCAGTTTTGATTTCTGGAGCGTCATCTGAGAGGAGTGCACCGCAGAATTTCGGCCTCAGGGGATTCGAGGTGATAGACGACGCCAAGTCCCAGCTGGAATCGACGTGCCCTGGGGTGGTGTCCTGCGCCGACATACTGGCCCTCGCCGCACGCGACTCCGTCGATCTG ACCGGCGGGCCAAGCTGGTCAGTGCCTCTGGGACGAAGAGACGGGAGGATCTCATCAGCCGCAGATGCCAAGGCCCTGCCGTCTCCGGCCGATCCCGTGTCCGTCCAGCGGCAGAAGTTCGCAGACCAGGGCCTATCTGACCACGATCTCGTCACACTAGTCG GCGCGCACACGATCGGGCAGACGGACTGCGCGTTCGTGCGGTACCGGCTGTACAACTTCACGGCGACGGGGAACGCGGACCCGTCGATCAGCCCGGCGTTCCTGCCGCAGCTGCGGGCGCTGTGCCCGCCCAACGGCGACCCGGCGCGGCGGGTGGCGCTGGACAGGGACGGCGCGGGGTCCTTCGACGCGGCCTTCTTCAAGAACGTGAGGGACGGCAACGCCGCGCTGGAGTCGGACCAGCGGCTGTGGGGCGACGGCGCGACGCAGGGGGTGGTGCAGAAGTACGCCGGCAACATCCGGGGGCTCTTCGGGCTCCGCTTCACCTACGAGTTCCCCAAGGCCATGGTCAGCCTGGGCGGCGTCGCCGTCAAGACCGGCCGACAGGGCGAGATCAGGAGGAGGTGCTCCAGGTTCAACTGA